A single Fundulus heteroclitus isolate FHET01 chromosome 4, MU-UCD_Fhet_4.1, whole genome shotgun sequence DNA region contains:
- the vegfd gene encoding vascular endothelial growth factor D, translating into MMGKMQWSLCRIFFMVTLMLELGWINMGDGMHRDGGSRGVRRQWERQVRSSSSLDELLRLTDFPDWKLWKCRLRLQPPQVNDEDFSFPPSIGSHRSTRYAAESYSLEILKAIDEEWQRTQCMPRETCVDVAKELGTDPSVFFKPPCVSVHRCGGCCNQEGITCRNTSTVYVNKTVLSVIPFKFVPEPVLIKVANHTACRCMEPAIIRRNAQQHRSSGCPLMEQMVGAKDSRRLCATGWIWDCSSERCIPYPSSTQELPLSSWLSDCEIDVERCECLPRPDPILQPRPL; encoded by the exons ATGATGGGCAAGATGCAATGGAGTCTGTGCCGGATCTTTTTCATGGTGACTTTGATGTTGGAGCTCGGCTGGATAAACATGGGCGACGGCATGCACAGAGATGGTGGCAGCAGG GGAGTTAGGAGACAGTGGGAGAGGCAGGTCCGCTCGTCCTCCAGTTTGGACGAGCTCCTGCGACTCACAGACTTCCCTGACTGGAAGCTGTGGAAGTGCCGTTTGAGGCTGCAGCCGCCACAGGTCAACGACGAGGATTTCTCATTTCCGCCATCGATTGGGTCTCACCGCTCCACGCGCTACGCTGCTGAATCTTACAGCCTGGAGATACTTAAAG CCATAGATGAAGAGTGGCAGCGTACTCAGTGTATGCCCAGGGAGACATGCGTCGATGTGGCCAAGGAACTGGGCACTGACCCCTCAGTTTTCTTCAAGCCACCCTGCGTGTCAGTCCACAG ATGTGGTGGTTGCTGCAACCAAGAGGGGATCACTTGCAGGAATACATCTACTGTTTATGTGAATAAAACA GTCCTCAGTGTAATCCCTTTTAAATTTGTACCAGAACCGGTGCTGATAAAGGTAGCGAACCACACTGCGTGCAGATGCATGGAGCCTGCAATAATTCGGCGTAACGCTCAGCAACACAGGAGCAGTGG CTGCCCTCTGATGGAACAGATGGTGGGAGCAAAGGACTCCAGGAGACTTTGTGCCACTGGCTGGATTTGGGATTGTTCAAGTGAAAGATGCATACCTTACCCCTCCAGTACACAAG AGCTTCCCCTCAGCTCCTGGTTGTCGGACTGCGAGATAGACGTGGAGCGATGTGAATGTCTGCCCAGACCTGATCCGATTCTCCAGCCAAGACCGCTGTAA